A single Triticum dicoccoides isolate Atlit2015 ecotype Zavitan chromosome 2A, WEW_v2.0, whole genome shotgun sequence DNA region contains:
- the LOC119354043 gene encoding uncharacterized protein LOC119354043, translated as MEKERKQGFFAALKEEVVRGLSPARSRGKTPARSASPARMLIPRRRKAPPPPPEKQMEQQQYLPEQLIARSGSLRPGGEVLEPLIEGPDADRLAAGDFVGEDSGRREGFGHWVRGHLTRTPSMASASSAGPGGSSGSFRHSDLRLLLGVMGAPLAPISSNLADPLPLLSIKGTPIESSSAQYILQQYMAASGGYKMLQSVRNAYAMGKVRMVASEFETATRVVKNRGPSGRGAAAVEQGGFVLWTMAPGMWYVELAVGGSKVHAGCNGRLVWRHTPWLGAHAAKGPVRPLRRVLQGLDPLTTAGLFAEARCVGEKKVNGEECFILKLSADPQTLKLRSEGPAEIIRHVLFGYFSQRTGLMVHIEDSHLTRIQPHSGGDAVYWETTISSCLEEYRAVEGIMIAHAGRSAVTLFRFGEAAMSHTKTRMEEAWSIEEVAFNVPGLSVDCFIPPADIRSGSVGEACELPPQHGDRAKSTAVHPARVAAAAERAHVNAGAGGRGEKIVWRVEV; from the exons ATGGAGAAGGAGAGGAAGCAGGGGTTCTTCGCCGCTCTGAAGGAGGAGGTGGTGCGGGGGCTGTCGCCGGCGAGGTCCCGCGGGAAGACCCcggccaggagcgcgtcgccgGCAAGAATGCTGATCCCGCGCCGTCgcaaggcgccgccgccgccgccggagaagcAGATGGAGCAGCAGCAGTACCTGCCGGAGCAGCTTATAGCGCGCTCTGGCAGCCTCCGGCCGGGCGGCGAGGTGCTCGAGCCGCTCATTGAGGGCCCCGACGCCGaccgcctcgccgccggcgacttcGTCGGAGAGGACTCCGGCCGGCGGGAGGGGTTCGGGCACTGGGTCCGCGGCCACCTGACGCGCACTCCGTCCATGGCTTCCGCCTCCTCCGCCGGCCCCGGCGGGTCCAGCGGCTCGTTCCGGCACTCcgacctccgcctcctcctcggcgTCATGGGCGCGCCGCTCGCGCCCATCTCCTCCAACCTGGCCGACCCGCTGCCCCTCCTCTCCATCAAGGGCACCCCCATT GAGTCGTCGTCCGCGCAGTACATCCTGCAGCAGTACATGGCGGCGTCCGGCGGCTACAAGATGCTGCAGTCGGTGAGGAACGCGTACGCCATGGGCAAGGTGCGCATGGTGGCGTCCGAGTTCGAGACGGCCACGCGCGTCGTCAAGAACCGCGGGCCCAGCGGCCGCGGCGCCGCCGCCGTCGAGCAGGGCGGCTTCGTGCTCTGGACGATGGCCCCCGGCATGTGGTACGTGGAGCTCGCCGTCGGCGGCAGCAAGGTCCACGCCGGCTGCAACGGCCGCCTCGTCTGGCGCCACACCCCCTGGCTCGGCGCCCACGCCGCCAAAGGCCCGGTCCGCCCCCTCCGCCGCGTCCTGCAG GGCCTTGATCCGCTGACGACGGCCGGGCTGTTCGCGGAGGCGCGGTGCGTGGGAGAGAAGAAGGTGAACGGCGAGGAGTGCTTCATCCTGAAGCTGTCGGCGGACCCGCAGACGCTGAAGCTGCGGAGCGAGGGGCCGGCGGAGATCATCCGGCACGTGCTGTTCGGCTACTTCAGCCAGCGGACGGGGCTGATGGTGCACATCGAGGACTCGCACCTGACCCGCATCCAGCCGCACTCGGGCGGCGACGCCGTGTACTGGGAGACCACCATCAGCTCGTGCCTGGAGGAGTACCGCGCCGTGGAGGGCATCATGATCGCGCACGCGGGGCGCTCCGCCGTGACGCTGTTCCGGTTCGGCGAGGCGGCCATGAGCCACACCAAGACGCGGATGGAGGAGGCGTGGAGCATCGAGGAGGTGGCCTTCAACGTGCCGGGCCTGTCGGTGGACTGCTTCATCCCGCCCGCTGACATCCGGTCCGGCTCCGTGGGCGAGGCCTGCGAGCTGCCCCCGCAACACGGCGACCGCGCCAAGTCCACCGCCGTGCACCCCGCCCGCGTCGCGGCGGCCGCAGAGCGCGCCCACGTCAATGCCGGCGCCGGAGGCCGCGGCGAGAAGATCGTGTGGAGAGTGGAGGTGTGA